The following is a genomic window from Falco naumanni isolate bFalNau1 chromosome 10, bFalNau1.pat, whole genome shotgun sequence.
GAGAAGCCTTAGAGGTTAACACAAAATACTGTCTCTGAACTTTAAAGGTTTCCCTCCCCTTTGCCATCTCTTTGTCTTTACTTCAGTCTCATaggggagagcagcagaagtggCTGTTGCTGTCCTGAGGAAGTTCAAGCTATGAGGTTGTGAAACTTCCAGAGTATTGTTTGTTCATTGCACAGCTgttcaaaatgtttaataaagCTTTATAAACTTTGGTCTATGGCCTCCTGCCCAGCATGATGCATTGACTGCTCATTGCAGATGCCTTAGCCCAGCAATCATGTGTCTCTGTATTGTTCTGTTCCCAGCACAGTAACCCCGGAAAGTCTCCAGCAAGAGACAGAGCCCGTTCGCCCCATAGCTCCCAGTACTGACTCTTCTTAACGGTTCAACCTGACCGTGGGCAGACAGAACCATACTGGTGATTCCTAACCAGACTCATCTTGCAACCAGAAGTGACCTCCTGCGTTATGTGTATCTCTGCAGTTTCGTGACAGATTCCCCCTTTCCTTACTGCTTATGAAACTAAACCACAGAGCTGTGCCCTGAAAGCTGCTAAtccccagtgctggcagggTGTTATCTGATGGGCACCTACGCAGCGTAAGCCCGTCCCACGACACCGTGTCTTCCTGACCTGtcctgctgtgggcagagaCCAGGCTGCCAGAGCCATCCAGGGGAGATGTGGTTGTGGGAGatgtccccagctccagccatgACCCCACGTAGTACtgggggggaagaagggggcACATGCTGCAGCCGGACACAGGACTATGGGACACTGCAGCGCCCAGGAAGCATCTTGGAGGGTTAAAGgggtgggagctgtgctgccagaGCTGAAACAGGCTTCCTCTACCCTTGCGCCACTGAAGCCCGAGTCCAAGTTGGAGAGGGTTCAGGACGTGTTAGTGTTTACATGTTTAAGAAAAGTGTTTGCCACGTCACTAAGAATAGATGTGACAGCTCTGTCACCACCTGTCATGCCTGGGGAAATCCCAGTAGCTGTCATATCAGCTACAGCACAGATAGGAGAGGGAAGGGCATCCCATTTGCAAGCTATAGCGAGACTTGTCTGCATGCTGAGcaacttttaaatttaattgaaGCTAACACAGTCACTTCTTTCAATTGCTAACTAGCCAAGTTGCACTTTAtagcaatttaaataaatcctAGCCACCAAGCCAGACAGTCCTTTGGATAAGAGCAAGCCCTGGCTTTGTTCATGGGGTTCACGACAAACGCAGCTGCAGGCTTTCCCTTCTGCGAGAAAAAAGCACTTCAAAAGAGGAAGGGTGCCAGTGTAGCAACAGGAGAGATCTCGGCAGGCTGATGGGTAAGAAACCTCCTTTTTGcagccctcccaccccaaaTGTAGATAAAGAGCACTCTCTGATATGCACGCAGCCCGCACCAGTGCACAGTCTTACCCTCTTCAGGGCACTGAGATACCGTCTTCATTTTAAAGATAGAAAATTGAAGCAACTTCATCATGGTCAGACAGAAAGCCTCAGGCAGAGTGAGGAACCCAACCAGGTCTCACATCCCACGCTAATGCCCTGCTTGTCCTTCTCTATAAAGAGGCCACGAAAAACCAGCCTGCAACTGCAGAACAGGTCGAACCCGATGGCTTTTGAAAAGCATCACCCCAGCTTCCCTGCCTGCGCACCGCAAATTGGACGGAGCCCGTACAGACGCAGCACCTGTGCTCTCGGGTAGGCGTTTGCTGGCATCATGGCAGAAAGCTCCAAGATGTTTTGCCTGGTCTCATGGAGCTTCTCTGCCAGAAAGGCAGTGCGGTGGCTCTGTCCCCTGGTATCTGGGAGGCACCAAGGGGTCTCTGCATGGGGACCGCACTGGTGGGCAGTCACTCTCTGGGGGTTAAGCTACACAAGTGACTTAAAGCAGTGGGGTTTAAAACGTAACCACTGTGTTGTGCCAGGTCCTGCTGAGCCTGGACACTGCCCGCAAGGGCTTTGGCACAGAGCAAGTCTCACCACCTTGCTGTGTTATAAAGTGTCCATCTGCCTGGTGCTCCCTAGATATGAGGAGCAGGAGCCTTGAGCtgtcccccttttttttttttcccccccatttgAAGaagagataattttcttttctgggtCGTGTAAGAGATCAGTGACACAGCAGGGTcaggaaaggggaggaaaaaaaataaatccccaaAACTCAGGTTCAGATCCCTAAGAAGAGACGCAGCTTAGCTCAGGCAGTCCTTGGGCTTCTCACTGCAGCCTCGGGGTCTGGGGGCTTCTCACTCCCTTCCTCACCACTTGTCAGGGAGAGGCAGCAAGTGGGACACCACAAGGCTTCCCACAAAAACGGCTTGGCCGTGACTGCCAGGCTGGTGTGGCTTTCTGAACCCTAGATCTGCCAGACGTCCGTGTCGGTGCATCTCTTTCAGGGGCTGATGTTTGCAGTCGAGCTCCCCAGCACCACTCGGGGTGCAGGCTGGGAACCATGCTGCTCTCCCAGCGTCTGCCCCTCCATCCCCGGATCCTGCTGGGTGATTAGTGCCTCCTGCCTGGATACTGTCCCTGCATACCTTGAGTCAAGCCGGCAACGTGGCCTTATTAACTTAGCAGCAGATGGAGGAGCGGTTGATCCCATTGACGCGCCCTTTGGGCTGGAAGCACCCGCTGGCCGGCTCAGCCCAGAGGTGCCCGCAGCGCCGGGCTCCCAGCCTCGTCCCCTCGTGCTGTTACCCTGGGGCTGGTCCAGCCAAACCCCCCGAGCCAGGGAAGTCGCAAACATCTCTCAGAGCCACagacagctctgccctgccagtgcTCTTTGGCCTTGCCCGTCTCTTGCTCCTTGCACCGGAGTGGTTTCCTAGCCCTCGCCACCGTGGGAGCCGCCCGACGCTCAGGTAAGGACTTCAGTCCTTCTCACCAGAACCTGGGGACTGGCCCTTGGCAAGACGGTTCTGCTACTCCTTTGAGCAAAGGCAAATCCTCTGGTAGAAGGACAAGGGAGGACAGATGGCTCAGGTGCCGCCCAGACCTGATGACAAGTTAAGATGGGATGCGACCTGAGCGACAGAGACCTCAGGGGACAGAGGCAGGCTTTGCCCTCCGGGTCTTCACGTGCCAGCAGCCTCCCCCTCGCCCCTCGCTAGCAGCGGGCACAGCAGGGGCTATAGCGGCATGGCCAGCAAGACCCCAAAGCCTGGCACgggggcacagctctgctgtgagccAGCCCTTTAACCACcacccccctgctcctgccccaagAGACCTGCTGGGTCTGGGCTATGGGAGAGACCCCAgacccacagcacagcccaggaTTTGCTCTGGGGGATCCTCAGCACACGGAGCAGTTCAGGGCTGCCCCCTGCGTGCTCACAAGCATTAATCCTCAGGGAGCCTGGATCAAGAGCAGAGGCTTGATGCACTTTGGGGGTGCTACCACTGAGCTTTGGGGAAAGTGAGGGGCTTGTTCAGGCCAAACAACAACTCATCCTTGCCATTTTAGAAACCCCTTGCCAGCCCAAGCTGCCGAGCACAGGACCCCCAGCTCCTTGCCAGACCTGCTGTGGGGGTagccccagcccccaccccctaACATCCAAATCCTCTCCCAGGCTTACAGGGTGCAACACAAGCGCGAAGCAAACAGCAAGATTAAGTCCATTAAAGGGAGCACGCGGTGTAATCCCCAGACACATCTGTCCGGATCAGGCTGGTGTCGCCTGGCGGGGGCTCCCACTGGTCCACGCGCATCCTGGCGGCGATCCCCATTTCAGacctcctgccccagcaagcCTCTGCCCCTCCAGGCTAACATCACCCCCTTCACAGGGCTGGCCTCTGTTGAGAGGGGTATCACCAAGGCGGGGTGACTCCACGGCAAAACAGCCACTAAGCACGGCCAGGGTGGGCTGCAGGTACTGCCGACTGCCCCGACTGCCTTTTTAAGATGCCTCAGCTGCCACCAGGGCTGAAGACTGGACACAGAGCAACGGGAACAGCGAGAGGAGAACGCGAGCAATGCCATAGCCAGGGCTCAGAAGCACTGAATCCCCTCACCCCCAGGgctcaggctgctctgcagcaccccggccaccccacagcacccctgcctcctcctcagcGCACCCTCCCCATGGCTGCCCCGCTCCCAGCAGCGATGCTGAAGGTGCAAAACCAAGGGCTGGAGGAGCCCAAACCCCGGCTCCACTCCCAGGGAGGACCTTGCCAGTCCACACTGCACCCAGACCAAGGGACTTGCCAGCCTGAGATAATCCCTCacttaattgctttaaaaagaaacaaaacatgaagCATTAAACATTTAAGGTGATAAGACCGAATCACTTACCAGCCCAAGGAGCCAGAGGCAGGGTGCTCTCAGAGGGCCTGCCCCCTGCAAGGCTGTGCTATATATATCAATTACTTAATTACCAAGTGGGGGATCCCAATCAGCACCCGCTAATTATCCTAAAAAAGCAGATAAGATTCTTGTCCTTGCTGATGAAGCAGGTCCTGCTGAAGGGAGGGctgccccccatcccaccccctcAGCCTTGGGCTGGCAGCCcgctctcctgcctgctgctcttggggcagctctgctggccccAGCTTTGGCCAGATCAATGTGCACGCCAGGGTCACTGTGTCACTCGGTCCCGTGGGGCCATGCTCCCTGTCTGTGGGCAGGGACCCAGGTGTCCCAGCATGCAGAGGCTGGGAAGCACAGATGGGTGCAGCAGAGGAGTCCCTGGGGTCCCTCATGGCTAATGGCACGTGCCAGCAGCGTGTGCCAcagccctctgctcagcaccagcagctgcgGCTGGGATCCCAGCTCAGCTTGGGGCTTGTTGGCCTGATGCTGTGCCCACCATGGCAGTGCTCCCCCATGGGAGCAGTCTGGGCACCGGGTGGTTGCCCATCACCATCACCCGGCTGTCCCTGGCCTCAGAGCAGGGATGCAGTGGATGAGGTTCATCCTGCTGGAGCAAGCACTGCGACTGTGTGGGACCATGAGCCCACGTGGGGAGACAGGAATGGCTCTGACAGCACAGAAGTGGCACCAGATCCCAGAACACTGTCCAGAAACAGCATCTGAAGCACCAGGAGCCACACATGGGCATTGCACGTGCTCCAGGAACCACCAGCTCCTGTAACAGGGGTGCTAAGTCCTCTCACACACGAGCCacactttttgtttttgtgaggTCTGTTTGTATTTAATTATCAAATTGCAAAGTATTTACATCAACATTAGAGTTTCAAAGCctctccaccccccaccacccacaAAGCTGgaccttttcagtattttttccaaaattttattattatccaaaaaaaaaaaaaaaagctaaatattttacttagaCACCAAAGAAGGCAGGTGAGGGTagaggggagctggggagagagaCACAGATCCACATGTTCTCTGCATAGTTGGTTGGAGATCTtacaaaacagtttaaaaaaaatgctaacaGCAGAGGAGAATAACTTGTAGGGCATTACTGACCCTGGGAAACCAAAGAGCATCCTTAGGTGGGGGCTCCCTTCTGGAGTTTAttggcttaaaaaataaattggcaGACAACAACGGTGATGGAGGAGAGGCTCTCGATCCCCAGGGCCTCCAGGCGGTGCCAGCTGCAGCGGCAAGTCTGGAGATGCTGGGTCCCACCGAAACCGCTGCACCGACACACGGATGGACACACGGACATGCAGCCACACCAaccctgccctgtgcagcaggGCTCCGCCGGGATTGCTCTCCTGTCCTCTGCCCCGAAACGTCCCCAGCCCATCTCCTTCATCAGAGCTTGCCAAAAGCCATGGGGAATTAAGCCACCCTGGGgtgttcctgctctgctgcttgctggaAAGAGCCAGAAAATGGAACTGCTGGGTTAAGCCCATTCCCGTCCTGCTGCGCTCATGCAAGACCCTGTATGTGCTGCAGACAACCAAACCTCAACATGTGCGCGTGCCTTCTCTCTCCCCAGCTTTCAGATCAAACCTGGCTTCTGCACGTTACAGTTCTAAGGGGTTTCTCCCGGGGATGGGGATTTTGTGTAATTTAGGCAGAGCTATGGCACAGGCCACCCCCTGGACCGGCGGCTGTGGGATGGGGCTCCTCGAGCAGTGCTGATGGGGACGCGGCAGCCACCTGTCCCAGGCATGCAAACATGGGAAGACCCAGAACGTCAAGGTTTGGAGAATCCCTGcccaaacacagaaatgcaggCACAGCAAATCTGCTAGGAAAGGCGGCGGGAAAGGCTCCAAGTcccaaaatgcttaaaaaaaaaccaaaccaccattAAACCAGTTGCTGTTCTCCAAGCCAGCAGGATCTCTCCATACTGCTCAAGAAGCCATTCTGGCTGATTTTCAAGGTTTTACTCgttaaaaacaaaccactaaCCAACCAAGCCAGCACTTGGTTCCTAAGGAAGCAGCTGGGGACCGATGGGAGCGAGCGGgaggcagcagtgtgcccaggttCTGCTCCAGCAGAGGTTTGGGGAGGGAGTTTtggctgctcccctgcccacGCTTGCCTCCCACCTGGCTTTCATGGGACACCAGCACTGTGGTGGGAGCTGGTGAGGGGTGATTGGGGTCTACTGCCTGCAAGGAGGCTGTTCTGGAGGGAAACCCCATCCCACAAGTGATGGGGAGGCAAAAAATCCCACCACCTGAGGACTGACGGATGGGTGAAGCCACTGGCTCCCCTCTCCAGGTCCTTCCTACCAGTGCATGCCAgcacccctgccccacagcacccctgccctgcagcatcccctcaagcccccatcccacccctggTCCAGGAGAGCATCCGAAGAGCCCCCAGGTCTTTTGGAGCGAGGGTGCCTGGGACCCGAGAGGTGAGGGAGCAAAGCCCCATGAGCCACCAGGGCGAAGGGTTTCCAGCTGGGTACAGCcacaggagggggaaaaaaaccaacacatgCAACAAAGTCAACGTTTTGGAGGGTGCGGGAACCACCCAAGGGCTATGTACAAGCAGGTGCTGGGTGGGGGAGCACAGGCGCTGGGTGCCCCCCCGCTGGCCCTGGGGTTCAGCCCCACAGGAGGTGTGTGGGGGCAAAACTGGGCACGGCTGGTCACCCACCACCGAAACACAGCTGAGACCTTTGAGAGCAAGCAGGCGGGAGATGAGGATGCAGATGTCTCCCGTGTGGCACAGCACTTCCCAGGACTCTCTTCCAGGGTGGTGGCCCATGGCTGGGGATGCTTCCAGTGCGTGGGgactgcagcccagcagctgagATGCAAGAGGTGGAGGGAAGGCAGCTAAAAATGTACCAGGTGGACAGAAGCATCTGTGAAAGATAACTGTTTCCCCCAAAATGCTCCCACACCCTGAACAGCCACATGTGCCATGCACCCATGCCCCATGGTGGCACCTTATTTGGTAGAAGGGCCAGCTTTGGGGACTCTgccagtggcagagctggcagcagagctggggagggtggCTGGGTGGGCTGTGGTGCACTTCCCAGGGGGCTGGCTGGAAGACCAGGAATGCCTGGTGGAAGCGCAGCCGGGGTGGCCGGGCTGGCTCAGGCAGGGTGAGGGCTctgccagcatccctccagGTGATGCTCCCAGCAGAGATGAGGTGGGTCCCTTGGGGGAAGAGATGTAGCTGGAAGATTCAAACGTGCACCCGGGTGCTCCCATGGCATGGTGTCAGTCACCGGAGTCATGAGCAGCCACATGTCATCTCTCCGTGCCTGCTACCCAGCGAGGCTGAAGCATGCCTGAGGAGGGGGGACCACCAGGCAGGTTccactgccaccagcactgccctggcacaTCACCCCATCCCCACCAGGCAGGGATTGTGCCTTCCCCATGGTGAAACATCTCTGCCAGTGCCCTCGGGAGAACTGGAGCcaagggggatgggggggggggggggcaaaggGGCAGGGAAACTTGTGCTGATTTAGAAAGGGTGTGCAGGAGACTGGGGCTGGGTGTCCGAAGTGGGGTGATGCTGTCCCCCAATTCCTCTGGGAtcaccccagagctgctgtgggggGAAAAGGTCTCCTGAAAGTCAAGTCTCTCGGCAGGAGATGCCCCGCTCACCCTCCCAAGCTGGCTCCGCCGGCGCCCACAGGCTCCTCTCGCCAGCGGGATGGTGCCGCTTTGTCAAACGTGGGCCAGAAGTCTTAATGAGCGATGGGAGGACCCAGCACCTCCCCTGGCCGCATCTGGAGATGATGCCCCATcctgctctggggctgctcCACAAAAAAATGGCCCCTTGGCGGGGAGGCCAGCCTTCAGTGCCCTGCGGCGAGGAGGGCAGCGTCCCTGGTGCCAGGAGCTCCGGGTCTATAGGTTCTCGCCAGGCTGGTACTGGGGCTCTGTCGAGGTGAAGTAGTCCTCCAGGAAAGCCTGCAGGTACTCGAAGGTGGGTCGCTCCTCTGGGTCCTTCCTCCAGCACTGGCACATGAGGTCGTGCAGGGACTCGGGGCACTCGGGCGGGCAGGGCATGCGGTACCCTCGCTCCACCTGGTCCAGCACCTCCCGGTTCACCATCCCTGCGTGCGGCCAGGGGAGACATTGCATCGATTTAGAACCAGGCCAGACCCTGCACCACGCCTTTCCCAGAGGAGACAGTGGGCATCGTGCTGAGATGAGCCTTATGAGCAACCCCTTTGACCCAGGGAGAGAGGGAACCCCCAGCCCAAGAGCACTCGTGCCTGCCAGCTTGTCACCTTGCTCAGActagagcagagcagagcttggGCTAGAGTGGGACAGGCTGGCTGTGACCCCGCATCCCGGATGGGCTCTGCTCAGCctccccagcagggcaggatccgacccaggcaggggcagctcaCCCCCACACCTGCTCTCCCTGTCCAACCTGCAGGAGAAACTTTGCATCAGTTTGCTCCTCTGCAAAGCTGGCTCTGGGGCTGCGGAGTGCCAGGGGCAAGcgctgggcacaggcagctggggtgggggcaccACAATGGGGACGGGGCTTCTGCCGGCGGGTGCCAGCCCTCACCTGGGTACGGCACTCTGCCCTTGGTGGTCAGCTCGGTCAAGAGGATGCCAAAGGACCAGACGTCCGACTTGATGGTAAACCTGCCGTACAGAGCAGCTTCGGGAGCCGTCCACTTGATGGGGAACTTCGCGCCTGGATGGAGAGGCAGGGTgaggggctgctcccagccccgcgGTGCCCGGGGGTGCCCGAGGCTGTGAGTGCCTCTGGGACCCCGGTGCAACCAGCGCCAGCTTGAGATGCAACGCACACCCCTGGGGACCAGGGACCGGTGGCTGTTGCTCTGGTGCCACCCGCCTGGGCACGGTGCCGGCAGCCCCGGCGAGCCCCAGGCACGCACCTTGCCGAGCGGTGTACTCGTTGTCCTCGATGAGGCGCGCCAAGCCGAAGTCAGCCACTTTGCACACCAGGTTCTCCCCCACGAGGATGTTGGCCGCCCGGAGGTCCCGGTGGACGTAGTTCATCCTCTCCACGTAGGCCATGCCAGATGCGATCTGTGGGGACAGGCACATGGGGTATGGAGGCTGGTGGGGTGACACGAGGGTCCCTGGGGAGCGCCTGGCAGCGCCGAGGGGAACAGCTCTGCAGCGGGACCCACCCGGGGTGTGGGAACAGGTTGCAGGAAACCCCACACGGGCACAGGTTTGCCGGCCAGGGAGTGCCGGCAGCAACGGGAACGGGCAAAATGATGGTCCCCGACTGTAACCGGAGCACCCAGGGGGGATGGTGGCACCCACTggactgcagctgcagggcacccACCAGGCGACAGGTGCTAGCCAGGACAGTGTGAGGTGCTcaggcagccagcaccctgGGCAGGGGATGCCGGAGGCCCAGGGATGCACAAACCCACCTGAGCTGCCATATCCACGAGCTGGGGCAGCCGCAGGTACTTGCCCATCTCGCCCTTCAAGAAGTCCAGGAGGCTCCCTGCGAGGAAGACCATGGTCACCGCAGTCCAGAGGAGCAGAGCCCCTTGGCTGCCCGTCCCCCGGCATCGCTCCCACGCTCACCCTTGCTCATGTACTCGGTGACAATGTAAATGGGCTCCTCTGAAACCACGGCGTAGAGCTGAACCAGCTTCTCATGCCGGAGCTTCTTCATGACCTGGGCTTCCTGCAGGAAGGCCTCCGGGGACATGGTGCCAGGCTTCAGGGTCTTGATGGCCACCCGGGTGGTGCCGTTCCAGGTCCCTACAGCATAGGACACGCTACTCAGGACACATTTATGGGGTTGGGGGGCCATGTCCTGTgcctgctcccccacccccctgcaggCTCCGGGCACCTGCAGATGGCTGGGCAGAGGATGCAGGTGGTGACACAGGGGGGACAGCAGGGTGGGAATGGTCCTTACCCATCCACACTTCTCCGAAGCAGCCCTGTCCCAGCTTGACCTCCAGCCGCAGCGATTCCCGGGGGATTTCCCAGGCATCCTTGGCAAGGCCTTGGGTCTGGGGCTTGGACGTGGGGCACACATTGGTGAGGCGGTGGCACAAGCCGTCAGCGTGTTCTAGCACAGGAGGGGACAACACCAGGGTGACACTTGGGCACTTAGGCACACGACGCCTTTACACCACATCTTCCCTGCAAAACACCTCGGGAACCTGCACCCAcaccctccccctcctccctaAAACAAGTTTTTCACCAGGTCCCCCCCAACTGCTTTggggtcccccagccccataCTGACTTCCCAGCAGTACCCGTCCTGTGGCGAGGGCAGGCACAGCACGCAGGGTGCCACCCAGACCCCAAGGGGACCCCAAGCAGCTACCCACTGGAGTAATaggccaccagctgctgcaggctgttgAACTGGGTGCGGGAGGTGATGTAGAAGCCACCACTGTCCAGCTTGCGGATCTTGTAGTGCTTCACATTGAGCCCCTTGGCGTTGTCGAAGTCGGAGACGGAGAGGCAGTAGGCACCTGCGGGCAGGACCGAGCGGTTGAAGGGGGAGATGCACCACGGATGGGTGCTCCCCATGGGGTCCTGCTGATGGGTGGGCACAAGGAAGCAGGGCTAAGCATGCAGGCTGCTGCTATCACCCGAAAGCAGAGGGTGGGGAGCAGCTCCTAGCTGCACGAGCTGGCAACTCGTGCCCGGGAGGGATGCACGTACCCCCAGCTACAGCCACGCCATGGAATCACAactgccagcagcccccgctTGCACGGCAGCTCTGCCAAGCCTTGCCACCAGCCGGGCTGGCACTGCAGAAGGAGGTGGCTGTCGGGTCAGTCATCTGGGTATGGGTGATCCCCGcggctcctccagccccagcagccaagAGCCTGCTCAGCATCCCCATGGGATGTGCTAACAAGGAGCACCAccctctccagccctgccaggtccttccctccagcaacatgcagcacccagcaccgcTGTCGCTCCCTCCGCAGCCAACGCTGCTCTTGGCTGGCACGCACAGGGGCTGTCACGACTCGggagccagcacagcagagggggGACTGTGGCGCCCAGGCTGGCACTGAAGAAGGGAACCCACTGGGTTTGGGGGGGCCCAGCAGGTGGGAGGGCAAGGAGCCCCCAGAACACAGGGATGAACATGGCTCTGATGGCAAAGAGGGGACACCAACAGGAGGGGGGAGCACTGGATgggaggcaggctggggggagctgcTGACCCATAGCCCCAGCATCTTAGCATCTCAGAGGGGAGCCAAGGCGCTGGGGGGCCCTGTTCCTTCCTCCACAAATCCCACTGTGGGCATGGCTTCAGAAGCTTGTCTCTGCTCTGTCCCTACGAGAGCAACACACTGCTGCTGGGGCCACATAtaacagaaaggaagatttaTGCCACGGCTTGAATGAGCTGTTTCCaccagaataaaacaaatagtGGCAAGTTCAAGGCAtcaaaccagaaagaaacatCAAGGAGCTTTTCCCAAAGGTGCATTTGGAGCCAAACTAAACCACATTTCCAGGTAAGAAACAGCATCCTCAGGCAGCCAAACCATGAAGATAACAACTCACACTTTCGGGAGGCACAAAACAAGTATAAAGACTTGTTAGACTTGAAAGAAAGACCTAAAGATTCATCACTACCTCTGCCTGGTTGCCCAGGAAGCACATGTTCAAGATTCTGACACTATGCAAGGACcaggaaaaaactaaaaa
Proteins encoded in this region:
- the SRC gene encoding proto-oncogene tyrosine-protein kinase Src isoform X2, translating into MGSSKSKPKDPSQRRRSLEPTDNTHHGGYPASQTPSKAAAPDAHRTPSRSFGTMAAESKLFGGFNTSDTVTSPQRAGALAGGVTTFVALYDYESRTETDLSFKKGERLQIVNNTEGDWWLAHSLTTGQTGYIPSNYVAPSDSIQAEEWYFGKITRRESERLLLNPENPRGTFLVRESETTKGAYCLSVSDFDNAKGLNVKHYKIRKLDSGGFYITSRTQFNSLQQLVAYYSKHADGLCHRLTNVCPTSKPQTQGLAKDAWEIPRESLRLEVKLGQGCFGEVWMGTWNGTTRVAIKTLKPGTMSPEAFLQEAQVMKKLRHEKLVQLYAVVSEEPIYIVTEYMSKGSLLDFLKGEMGKYLRLPQLVDMAAQIASGMAYVERMNYVHRDLRAANILVGENLVCKVADFGLARLIEDNEYTARQGAKFPIKWTAPEAALYGRFTIKSDVWSFGILLTELTTKGRVPYPGMVNREVLDQVERGYRMPCPPECPESLHDLMCQCWRKDPEERPTFEYLQAFLEDYFTSTEPQYQPGENL
- the SRC gene encoding proto-oncogene tyrosine-protein kinase Src isoform X1 translates to MGSSKSKPKDPSQRRRSLEPTDNTHHGGYPASQTPSKAAAPDAHRTPSRSFGTMAAESKLFGGFNTSDTVTSPQRAGALAGGVTTFVALYDYESRTETDLSFKKGERLQIVNNTRKVDVREGDWWLAHSLTTGQTGYIPSNYVAPSDSIQAEEWYFGKITRRESERLLLNPENPRGTFLVRESETTKGAYCLSVSDFDNAKGLNVKHYKIRKLDSGGFYITSRTQFNSLQQLVAYYSKHADGLCHRLTNVCPTSKPQTQGLAKDAWEIPRESLRLEVKLGQGCFGEVWMGTWNGTTRVAIKTLKPGTMSPEAFLQEAQVMKKLRHEKLVQLYAVVSEEPIYIVTEYMSKGSLLDFLKGEMGKYLRLPQLVDMAAQIASGMAYVERMNYVHRDLRAANILVGENLVCKVADFGLARLIEDNEYTARQGAKFPIKWTAPEAALYGRFTIKSDVWSFGILLTELTTKGRVPYPGMVNREVLDQVERGYRMPCPPECPESLHDLMCQCWRKDPEERPTFEYLQAFLEDYFTSTEPQYQPGENL